The following DNA comes from Janthinobacterium sp. TB1-E2.
GAACTGCTGATCGCCGAGCGCAAGGAACTGGCCGAAGTGACACTCAGCTCCATCGGCGACGGCGTCATCACCACCGATCCGTACGGCAAGACACGCTACCTGAACCGGGTGGCCGAGCAATTGACGGGCTGGAGCAACGAACTGGCACGCGGCATGGATATCAGCCAGACCTTGCCGCTGGTCGACGAACGCACGGGCGAAGCGCTCGAACACGTGGCATACAAATGCCTGCAGCAGCGCCAGGCCATCGGCATTTCAGCGCATTCGCAGCTGGTCACGCGCGATGGACGGCACATCGCCGTGGAAGACTCGGCCGCGCCGATCTGGTCGCGCGACGGCGACATCCTCGGCGCCGTCGTCGTGTTCCGCGACGTCAGCCATGAGCGCAAGCTGAGCCAGCAACTGTCGTGGCACGCCACGCACGATACCCTGACGGGCCTGATCAACCGGCGCGAATTCGAACACCTGGTTGCCGGCGCCCTGCACACGGCCAAGCAGGATGGCCACGTGCATGCGCTGCTGTACCTGGACCTGGACCAGTTCAAGGTCATCAACGATACCTGCGGCCATGGCGCCGGCGACGTGCTGCTGCAGCTGCTGGCGAAAATGCTGCAGGCACAAATGCGCGACAGCGACATCCTCGCGCGCCTGGGCGGCGACGAACTGGGCGTGCTGTTGCCGCACTGTCCGCTCGACCATGCACGCCAGATCGGCGAACAGCTGCGCCAGTCCATCCGCGATTTCCGTTTCGCCTGGGATAGCCGCAGTTTTGAGCTGGGCGTGAGCATCGGCATGGTCGAAATCAGCCAGGACAGCAAGTCCATGAGCGAGCTGCTGAGCGCCGCCGACCAGGCCTGCTACCTGGCCAAGGAGCAGGGCCGCAACCGCATCCATGTCTACCAGGAGTCCGACGTCATGCTGGCCCAGCGGCACGGCGAAATGCTGTGGATTTCGCGCCTGAACGAAGCGTTCGCCCACGATTACTTCCGCCTGTACGCCATGCCCATCGTGCACCTGAACGACAGCCAGGAACACCACGACGAAGTGCTGATCCGCATCCGCAACAGCCAGGGCGACCTGATCTTGCCGGGCGCCTTCATCCCCGCCGCCGAGCGCTACGACATGATGCTGTCCATCGACCGCTGGGTCATCCGTGCCGTCTGCGCGCATATCGAGAGCGTGCGCGACAGCCTGCCGCCGATCGAAGCGATGGCGGAAAGCC
Coding sequences within:
- a CDS encoding EAL domain-containing protein; this encodes MSDQQKRLQMALEAAHMAIWDSRLIDGQVIDGTVSWSAKGAALLGLEERALTQPFRTFLGFVHVDDQGPLLEVMQEAVRQRDGYALQYRVVWPDGSERWLAAKAQVFTDADGQPDRTLGIIWDITEHMLRELLIAERKELAEVTLSSIGDGVITTDPYGKTRYLNRVAEQLTGWSNELARGMDISQTLPLVDERTGEALEHVAYKCLQQRQAIGISAHSQLVTRDGRHIAVEDSAAPIWSRDGDILGAVVVFRDVSHERKLSQQLSWHATHDTLTGLINRREFEHLVAGALHTAKQDGHVHALLYLDLDQFKVINDTCGHGAGDVLLQLLAKMLQAQMRDSDILARLGGDELGVLLPHCPLDHARQIGEQLRQSIRDFRFAWDSRSFELGVSIGMVEISQDSKSMSELLSAADQACYLAKEQGRNRIHVYQESDVMLAQRHGEMLWISRLNEAFAHDYFRLYAMPIVHLNDSQEHHDEVLIRIRNSQGDLILPGAFIPAAERYDMMLSIDRWVIRAVCAHIESVRDSLPPIEAMAESRRRAPALYSVNLSGMSLADAGLHDYITEQFVQFAIAPEQLCFEITETAVIANLPKAQVFMRQLKAMGCRFSLDDFGSGFSSFGYLKALPVDYLKIDGVFVRDIASNAINRAMVKAINEVGHVMGLKTVAEYVEDEATLAVIRELGIDYAQGYAVGSLRPLTAGVD